One stretch of Paramormyrops kingsleyae isolate MSU_618 chromosome 4, PKINGS_0.4, whole genome shotgun sequence DNA includes these proteins:
- the gtpbp4 gene encoding GTP-binding protein 4, translated as MALYNFKKIMVVPTAKDFIDLTLSKTQRKTPTVVHKHYQIHRIRHFYMRKVKFTQQNYHDRLSQILTDFPKLDDVHPFYADLMNVLYDKDHYKLALGQINIAKNLIDNVAKDYVRLMKYGDSLYRCKQLKRAALGRMCTIMKRQKQSLEYLEQVRQHLSRLPTIDPNTRTLLLCGYPNVGKSSFINKVTRADVEVQPYAFTTKSLFVGHMDYKYLRWQVVDTPGILDHPLEERNTIEMQAITALAHLRSAVLYVMDVSEQCGHNLEQQLKLFENIRPLFANKPLTIVANKCDVKKITELSEENQKIFSDLVADGIPVIETSTLTEEGVMQVKTEACDRLLAHRVDTKMKGKKVHDVLNRLHLAMPAKRDEKDRPPFIPEGALTRRKAMEVDAPKRKLERDLEVELGDDYVLDLQKYWDLMNKDEKSDKIPEVWEGHNIADYIDPEIMKHLVELEKEEELKVQAGEYNSDEESEDDEMKEIRQLAKQIKEKKKLKFMQSIEKDVHGPRMPRTAKKVERKTLEKEMSDLGLEMEAKDDSHYVAQARRSRSTTRKRKREPSAPPLSRTRSQSASRPPRDASGVRDAKMLKKVKMMMKNSQKDMNRMGKKGEADRHVFDLKPKHLLAGKRKSGSTDRR; from the exons ATGGCACTCTACAATTTCAAGAAAATTATGGTGGTTCCCACCGCAAAG GACTTCATAGACCTCACATTATCCAAAACCCAGAGGAAAACGCCAACAGTCGTCCACAAGCACTATCAGATCCACCGCATCAGGCATTTTTACATGAGAAAAGTCAAATTTACTCAGCAGAATTACCACGATCGACTCTCTCAGATCTTGACGGACTTCCCAAAGCTTGAT GACGTCCACCCATTTTATGCAGACCTGATGAACGTTTTGTATGACAAGGACCACTACAAGTTGGCCCTGGGACAGATAAATATAGCCAAGAACCTGATTGACAA TGTCGCCAAGGACTATGTTCGCCTCATGAAGTACGGAGACTCCCTGTACCGCTGCAAGCAGCTGAAGCGGGCCGCCTTGGGTCGCATGTGCACCATCATGAAGAGGCAGAAGCAGAGTTTGGAGTACCTGGAGCAAG taCGGCAGCATCTCTCCCGCCTGCCCACCATCGACCCCAACACCAGGACCCTGCTTCTGTGCGGGTACCCCAACGTGGGCAAGTCGAGCTTCATCAATAAG GTCACCAGAGCTGACGTGGAAGTGCAGCCGTATGCTTTCACCACCAAGTCCCTGTTTGTTGGCCACATGGACTACAAGTACCTACGCTGGCAG GTGGTGGACACTCCTGGGATCCTGGATCACCCATTGGAGGAGAGGAACACCATCGAGATGCAGGCCATCACGGCGCTGGCCCACCTGCGCTCGGCCGTGCTCTACGTGATGGACGTGTCGGAGCAGTGCGGCCACAACCTGGAGCAGCAGCTCAAGCTGTTCGAGAACATTCGCCCGCTGTTCGCCAACAAG CCTTTGACTATCGTGGCCAATAAGTGTGACGTGAAGAAGATCACTGAGCTCTCAGAGGAGAATCAG AAAATCTTTTCTGACCTTGTTGCGGACGGCATTCCCGTCATTGAGACTAGCACGCTCACAGAGGAAGGCGTCATGCAAGTCAAAACTGAG GCGTGCGACAGACTGCTGGCCCATCGCGTCGATACGAAGATGAAGGGGAAGAAGGTGCATGACGTCCTCAACAGGCTCCATTTGGCCATGCCGGCCAAGAGGGACGAAAAG GATCGGCCTCCATTCATTCCCGAGGGAGCCCTGACCCGCCGGAAGGCCATGGAAGTGGACGCTCCGAAACGCAAGCTG GAGAGGGACCTGGAGGTTGAACTAGGTGATGACTATGTCTTGGACCTTCAAA AATACTGGGATCTGATGAATAAGGATGAGAAAAGCGACAAGATCCCGGAGGTATGGGAGGGACACAACATAGCCGATTACATCGATCCGGAAATAATGAAG CACCTGGTGGAGCTGGAGAAGGAAGAGGAGCTGAAGGTACAGGCAGGGGAGTATAACAGCGATGAGGAGAGCGAGGACGACGAGATGAAGGAGATCCGGCAGCTGGCCAAGCAGATCAAGGAGAAGAAGAAGCTGAAGTTCATGCAGTCCATAGAGAAGGATGTGCATGGACCCAGGATGCCCAGGACTGCTAAGAAG GTTGAAAGGAAAACTCTTGAAAAGGAAATGTCTGACCTGGGCCTGGAGATGGAAGCCAAAGACGAT AGCCATTACGTCGCCCAGGCTCGCCGGTCCAGGAGCACCACCAGGAAGCGTAAACGTGAGCCGTCTGCTCCACCCTTGTCCCGCACGCGCAGCCAGAGTGCCTCCCGGCCCCCCCGGGATGCGTCAGGTGTCCGTGACGCAAAG ATGTTGAAGAAggtgaagatgatgatgaaaaaCTCCCAGAAAGACATGAACCGCATGGGGAAGAAGGGAGAGGCAGACCGTCACGTGTTCGACCTGAAGCCCAAACACCTTCTGGCTGGAAAGAGGAAGTCTGGGTCCACCGACCGCCGCTAA